cagcaccaggtccagggatggggaggatatggaggggggcttcaggtgggCAAACATGATGGTGCTCataaagagggagaccacagccaggtgagggaggcacgtggaaaaggctttgtgccgtccctgctgGGACGGGATCttcagcacggccctgaagatctgcacatatGATagagcaatgaaaataaaacaactacCAAATAGAAAAGCAGTAACCACAAGAACATGAACTTCCCTTAGGtaggagtctgagcaggagagcttgaggatctgggggatttcacagaagaactggttgAGGGAATTGCCATTGCAGAGaggcagtgaaaatgtattggcagtgtgcagcacagcgtggagaaagccactgccccaggcagctgctgccatggtggCACAGGCTCTGgtgcccaggagggtcccgtagtgcaggggctggcagatggcgatgtagcggtcgtaggccatgattGTGAGAAGAGATAATTCTGCTGAAATCAAAAAGACTAGCAAAAAGAGCTGTACAGCACATCCTGggtaggaaatggccctggtgtcccagaggaaattggccatggctttggggacagaagcggagatggagcccaggtcgaggagggcgaggttgaggaggaagaagtacatgggggtgtggaggcggtggtcgcaggctacgaCTGTGATGATGACCCCATTGCCtaggagggcagccaggtagatgcccaggaagagcgcgaagtgcaggagctgcagctcccgcgtgtctacgaatgccaggaggaggaactcggtgatggagctgctgttacACATTTCTTGCCTCGGAGCAAGGGAGCCTGTCCAAAAGAAGCAGAGACTGTGCAAAATTTAAGGACTTCTTTGACTGCAATCCATTGAATGACTCAACAAACAccacacaaaccaaaacactgcCTCACTGTGCAGCAGCAATTCCTGGTCTGCAGCAAGAGGTAAGAGGGAACCAGGAGTGATCTGAGAAGTCCACAGGCCAGGGacatgtccctgctgcaggacgTGAGGAGAAGGTCAAATACTTCCCTAAGAAACAACGAAGGTGATGTCGGTACCGTCTGTATGCAGAGGTTTGTGAGGtgcctcagagcagcagcaatgctCAAGGAGCCTTAGTCTCTAGTACAGATGTTCCTACTCCATTACCatccttctgcctcagcacatGGGCAGGAAAACGAAGCAGATTCTAAAAAGTGCACTACCTTCAGGTAGCTCTTGGTGGGcagttctgctctgctgtgccctggggaggtgtggggctgtgagcagcctgccccaggcagcaggctctgggcagcagcaggaacctgccctgccatgccgtgccgtgccgtgccaggggggctccttccagccgcagcttctccccgcagcccctgggcagctccccgggcaggctgagtgctgagcctggcaggcggcagaggccctgccccgccacacagcccctggggcacagcagggaccctgctctgcaccacagccctgggcacccctgcctgcacccccggctgcacagcctgcagccggcCCCAAGACAAGGGAGCCCTCGGGCCCTGCACGCTCACCCTGCAGCACACAAGCCCTGCGTGCCCTTCAACTCCAACACCGAGCGTCCTCCTGACAGCTGCCATCGCCTgagggctgtgccagctccaggAGAGCCTGGCAGGGTGCGCAGCGGCATTGCCCTGCACCCAGACACTTACCGTGGGGAGGTGGCTGTGAGGATTtctccctctgccagctctcccCTGCCTTTCTATGCCAGGCTGCCCTGaacctctctccctctcctctcctctccccatgccagctgcacgcagtgcccccagccctgctgcgcctggcacaggagctgctcgtgGGAGGCTGAAGCAGCTTCTCAAGTAGTCCAAGTCTGATGCAAACTCCAAAGCCTCTCCCAGTGTTAACGGTGCCACTGAGGGACATTACTGACAAAGCCTCCCCAtggacttgttagagcagaAAAGTGTAGGCAGTGATGGCGGGGAGACCAAGGCCCAGGAAAGGTGGCCCTGGTGCTGAGGAAACCATGATTTGTCCCATGAAGTACAGAAGTCCGGCCCTGGCTCCAGACCCTGGAAAGGGAGATCCTGTCCCTccagcagggctcagggctcttcctgggtCAGGGCACAGTGGGTAAGGGTCTGGGTGGCCCCCCTTGCCCCTGGTGTAGCCCCGCTCCCTGTCAGCATGTCCCACTGGCTCCTATGGTGTCCTCGTAGCACCCacgccttctcctcagggtcCCCCCTCAGCTGCTCACGTCCAACCCTGCCCTGATGGATGCAGGTATTCTGCCCCACGTGCAGCACTGGCCACGTCTCCTTGCCACCTCCAGGGGGTTTCTGTTGGCTGAAGGCTGGACATTCCCAAGGTCCCCCTGCCCTGAAGCTCCCTTTTGTCTCCTGTTCATGGTTGGGTGCTGATGGCTCACCCTGATGGTGGTGACTCTCACACGATAACAGCGTGAGGAGTGTCAGGACTCTACAGGCACTAAGGGAGGCCCTTGTTCAGTGGAATTTCTGACTGGTCTGGTTgaaggtgtccctgcacatgggaggaggggtggaattagatgaccttGAAAGTCGCTTCCAAGCCAGTCCATTCTATCAGTTGATGCTCAAACATCAACCAtctccctgcacccctcctcTCTGCAGGGCCATATCCCAAAGGAATCCTCCAAGCAGGTCCCTCAGCAGGCCCAAGGCTGCTCACCTCAAgtcctctgctttgccttgtgcTAAAGAAGGGCAATGGAGCTGGTGAAGGCTCAGCAGAAGTGCTGAGACACAAAGCTGGCCAAGCAAATCCAGAGGCAAGGACAAGACACAAACCAGGAGGATTCCTCTTAACAGAAGAGTAGAGCAAGCAGCTGGAAATGGAAGATCTCTTTCTATGAGAACTTTCCAAActagagaaggagaaagacatATGTGTGGACCtttaacaagaaaaggaaaacttgctAAACGTGGacaggaagcaaagaaagaaataagaaaaacaacacttttaaTTACAACTTCAAGAATTATTTGGTATTCATAACCTGTGAAGTTTATGGAAGATGCcggaaatatttttcttcgaGGTGAATCTGACACATTTTGTGTCACTGACAAAGCTGTGAGTCCAAAGAATGGTGTCCCAGTGGGCAGGGGGCAAtggtggctgtgtcacccaggtgtcacagtggGGCTGTGACAcggcagcccagctgggataAAGGGCCAGGGATGCAGGCAGGCCCCAGTCGGGAtggaagcccctggcagcaggcagcagagggcagagcagggcaggacagggaggtgagtgcgcgatggagcaggggctgaagcgGTGTGCgaggctgagcagggccagagtcctgctgcagcctgagcaggggctggagctcagcagctgctcgAGCAGGGGCTGGCTTTGAGCAGTCCCACAGCACAACGGGAACCAAGTGTCTGCTGCACAAACGGTGTTGCAGACGTTCAGCCCCAGCGGTGACAGGAAGGATTTTGGGTGTCCTGGGAAGATGCTTGGATGTCTTGGGGAGATCTTTGGGTGTTCCAGGAAGAGGCACGGGTGCTCCAGGGCTATGTTTTGGTGTCAAGGAAGGTGCTTGTTTGTACCAAGGATGTGATGGGTGACACAGGGTGATGCTTGGGTGTCCTGAGGATCTACGTGGTGCCCCAGGGAGAAGATAGGGTACTCCAGAGAGGTCTTGGCATGCTTCAGAGAGGTGCTTTTTGAACCATTAAGATGCAGAAAACTCTTAAAGATTGAGTGCTCCAGAGAGATCCTTGTGTGTCCAGGGAGACAgtcaggtgctgcagggagctgcttgggtgctcccggttggtgccttcttttctctggaggtgctggggtgcccTGGACAGAAACTGGAGAGCTCCAGCGAGTACTGTGTGCTCCATAaagctgcttgctttctctggGGAGATGCCTGAGTGCCCCAGGAAGTTGCTTGGGTTCTCCAGAATGGTACTTAGATGTCGTGGGACATTCTTGGAGGTGCTTGGCTTCCCTGGGAATACGGTAGTGTGTGCTGTGGAGAGAGTTGGGTGCTCCCAGGATGTTtttgggtgtccccaggggatgAGGGAGTAGCCTTGTAGATTCTTTGGTGTCCCACAGAGGTGGTTGGGTATTGAAAGGAGAAACCTTGGtgagcaggagggcagcggtggctgtgtgATCGAGGTGTCCcagtgggcaggaggcagcggtggctgtgtcacccaggtgtcacagtggggccgtgacacggcagcccagctgggataAAGGGCCAGGGGTGCGGGCAggccccagtggggatggaagcccctggcagcagctctgagggcggagcagggcaggacagggaggtgagtgtgcgatggagcaggggctgaagcgCAGTGTGAGCCTGAATGGCCCAGGAAACTTGAAGGATGTGCTGGTGAGTGCAGAGGAGATGCTTGTGTGCTCCCCTGAGATGCCTGGGTGCCTCAGGAGATGCTTTCTTGCTCCATGGAGATTCTTCGCTATCCCAAGAATATTctggctgctccccaggcttctTAGCTGCTCTATCCAGATGCTCCCTGGGTgcgcagggagatgcttggtttcTCCAAGAAGACACCTGGGTGATGCAGGGAGTTTCCTGGATGTCCCAGGAGGATGGACTGGTGATCCTGAAAGTTTCTTGGTGGCTGCAGACAAATGCTTGAGTGCTATCTGGGGATGCTTGTGTACCCTAGGAGATGTGCTTGTGTGCCCAAGGGAGAGGCTTGTTTGATCCAGGGCAAAGCTCTGTTTCTCcagggaggattttgggtgctccagggagatggttgggTGCTTTCTGTGTGGTGcttggctccagggagatgctggagggctgtggggagatgcttggctCCTGCACGTTGGTGTTTGTGTCCCCTGGGGGATGCCCGGGTACCCACGGGGACATACTTGAATGACCTAAGGAGCGTCTTGTGCACCCCATGGAAGCTgttgggtgccaagggaggtgcttcccatctCCAGTGAGATGtctgtgtgccccaggtggtggtatggagccctggggagatgcttgggttctcCACTCAGATGTAGGAGTGTGGGTTTGAGATTCCTGGGTACTGCCATGAGGTGCTTGAGTgttccagggaggtgcttggcTTCCCTGGGGAGTTTTTTGGATAATACAAAGAGAGGCTTTGGTGTTCCAGTGAGGTGTTTAGGTGCCCTAAGGATATGCTTGAGAGCATCTCCTTCGTATACCAAACACCTCCCTAGGCAACCAGATCAACACCTGTAGGTGCCCAAGGATCTTCAAAGGTCACCCAAGAATATCTTTCAAGCAGCCAAGAATCTCCCTCCAGCGATGAAGCACCTCTCTGGAGAAACCACACGTCGCCCTGGGTAAGCCAAACATCTCCCTGGGTAcacaagcatctccctggagaATCCAAGCACcttcctggagcacccaaggagTTCCTCAGGGTCTGTAAGCTTTTTCTCATGGTACACAAGCACCTCCTGGGACAACCAAGCACCTTGCTTGGGACCGGAATCACCTGCTTGTGAGTCAGAATTTCATCCAGAGTCACCCTAGAATCTCACAGGGGCAACCAAGCAGCTCTCTAAGGGACTCAGCAGCACAAGTGGAgcactccagcacctccctgcaccacacaaactgctctctgcagtaccCAACCACCTCCTGGGGCTTCCGAGTGTCTTCTCAGAGGAACTGAACAGCTTCCTAGAGAGCCCAAGAATACTCCCAGGTCAAACAAGTTTCTCCCCAGAGCACATAAACATATCCCTGAGGCACACAAACACCTCTCTGGAGCATCCAAATTCTCCCCAggtcacccaagcatctccctgcagcacagaagtaCCTCCCTGGAACACTCAAGCACCTCATGGCAGTACCCAAGGGTCTCCCCACCGCACTCCCACATCTGAGTGgagaacccaagcatctccccagggctccaaaacaccacctggggcacacaaatATCTCACTGGagatgggaagcacctcccttggcacccaagagcttccATGTGGTACACAAGCACCTAGAAGGGTCATAATATGTCCCCGTGGGCACCCACGCATCGTGACAGGGCACATAAGCACCTCCTTGGAGATATCAGGCATCTACCTAGAGCATTCAAGAATCTACCCTAAATAAGAAGAATATCCTTcaagcacccaagcatctccataCTTCTATCTAATACCTTCTTGGAAGACCCAAGCACCTCTCTGTGGAAGAGTAGCATCAACCGtgggcacccaagcatctccatggGGCACCCAAGAAAATCCTTGCAGGACCCAAACATCTCCACACAGCAATGAAGTACCTCCTTGGAGAAACCTGACAAACATCTCCCTGGGGAACACAAGCACTTTCCTGGAGGACCCAAGGATCCCTCTGGAATCCCCAAGCATTTTTCCAGGGCACGCTAGCATCTCCTTGCTTGACCCAGACAACCTTCCTTGAGCACGTGAGAATCTCTgtggagcacccaagcatctccacaAAGCATCCATGCACTTTTGTGGGACACCCAGGTTCCTCCCATTGATGACAAAGCCTGTCCCTGGGGTGTGCAAGCAATCCCTTATGAACCCAAGAAATTCCCAGATCGCACAAGCATCTCCCAGAGGCATCCAAGTACATTCTGAGAACACCCAAGCATCTATTTGGAGCAATAACGCACTCACTGTGGCACCCAGGCGTgtccctggagcacccagaCATGCCCCCGGGGCACCCAGGCATCTTCTTTGAGCATTGTAACATCTCCCCAGGACACACAAGCACCTCCTGGTACAAACAAAGATTGCCCTGGACACCCAAGTCTTGACACGGAACTCAGAACCGTCTCCCCAGGGTACACAAGCACCTCAAGGGATAGCCGAGATCCCCCATGGGGACCTCCAGCCCCTCCCCATGGTTCACTAAAACCTCCCTGGGGTACACAGATATGTCTCTGGGAACCGAACGCATCTCCACAGAGCATCCAAGGCTTTCTCTGGAGCACTAGGAACCTCCCTGGGGTATAAAAGCATTACAGGGGCACCCAAGAACCTCCCTAAGGCACAtctgtccccaggcagagctccagacactccagctgctcattgacAGGGAGGGCGATGCCCCCTCCTCGTGTCCTtagcctgtccttcctaaagagtCCGTGTACCTTCCATTCCAACACGCCAGTCATGGGAGGCACCCCCCCACGTCTCCTCAGTG
The nucleotide sequence above comes from Anser cygnoides isolate HZ-2024a breed goose chromosome 29, Taihu_goose_T2T_genome, whole genome shotgun sequence. Encoded proteins:
- the LOC136787367 gene encoding olfactory receptor 14C36-like: MCNSSSITEFLLLAFVDTRELQLLHFALFLGIYLAALLGNGVIITVVACDHRLHTPMYFFLLNLALLDLGSISASVPKAMANFLWDTRAISYPGCAVQLFLLVFLISAELSLLTIMAYDRYIAICQPLHYGTLLGTRACATMAAAAWGSGFLHAVLHTANTFSLPLCNGNSLNQFFCEIPQILKLSCSDSYLREVHVLVVTAFLFGSCFIFIALSYVQIFRAVLKIPSQQGRHKAFSTCLPHLAVVSLFMSTIMFAHLKPPSISSPSLDLVLAVLYAVVPPAVNPLIYSMRNQELKNAIRTLMTSDTDSVIECNLSEYADDTKLGGAVDTLEGRDDMQVDLDRLERFSCENLMRFPKAKCKVLQLDWGNRKHNYRLGGEWLESSSEEKDLGCWWMRSSTCASNLWGPELKKDMEVFEGV